In a single window of the Prevotella melaninogenica genome:
- a CDS encoding SusC/RagA family TonB-linked outer membrane protein has protein sequence MEVSQKRQISGTIVDDKGESLIGVTVAVKNGKNMCLTDADGHFNIWLNSNETTLIISYIGMKTMEVAVLHDGPLKIVMKVDDNPLNEVIVTGYQTLSRERTTGSFNVVTADKLKDKLQTNIISRLEGMVPGLVYQNGEFYLRGMSTLRGGPTRNEPLLVVDGLPFEGNINSINPSIVKNVTFLKDAAAASIYGARAANGVIVITTIDGKGNGKTTIQYDASLKFTPAPNMSGLHRLNSRELVDLQKEGFKYDPGQYAYLDPRERVNPVLELLYKNRAGMIDDAELEKGLDVYRNLDNRKELEEFYTKTGVRHQHNVSISGGNWANRYVVSLNYDGNNYNARYLSSERYGFSLRDNIVFFKWLKADLGVTGSFSRDKGDTGMGQFTDIYHNNPSYTMLRDKDGTPINFPKYKSDYELERLKELGLMDESFNPITNRQEENFITKDQYYKVQLGLNFKIIKGLNFDVRFQTENTVSKTTEFHSAESYYVRNMINDAAQYNSMRKTLTLNVPKGAQMGEYRSDVSAYTLRAQLNFSKEFGVHNVTAIAGGERRQKKSTGTSIYYMGFDESSLGYKPVNPLTLSSLMRTEALTGYFMWQSIFNNYITDVENRFVSFYGNAAYCYDNRYDITGSIRVDQSNLFGTDPKFQYRPLWSVGGAWHIMREKFWNGKASWIDNLTLRLTYGIGGNVPKDAGPYLTLEAARYNQWSRDFASAIKNPPNPTLRWEKTATTNVGIDFAFFGNRITGALEFYNKRSNDLLANREADPTLGWRRVTLNYGTMYNRGVEFTLSSNNIRTTDFSWSTTLNFGYNKNKLIDIDDSDINVFGITSGNASVKGYPLGAIFSFRYAGLDGTDGTPQYYIDGGNSVAKNVSSLNDIVYSGTRIPKYNGSLTNIFTYKNFNLSLMFVYYGGHVLRGEAAPFLSLPPTTNVNRDILNRWQQPGDEKRANVTPAFTGYSLDATTVRHPWYAADVHVIKGDYIKLRDLSFTYTFDRQLTDKWGVSNLALTLQVQNLLTWHANNEGIDPEALGTFGYGWGQRGIPNPTTWTIGLSAKF, from the coding sequence ATGGAAGTATCTCAGAAACGGCAAATCTCGGGTACGATAGTGGATGACAAAGGAGAATCCCTTATTGGTGTAACTGTTGCTGTTAAGAATGGTAAGAATATGTGTCTTACAGATGCTGACGGTCATTTTAATATCTGGTTAAATTCTAACGAGACAACTCTTATTATCTCATACATTGGTATGAAGACAATGGAAGTTGCTGTTCTTCATGATGGACCTTTAAAGATAGTAATGAAGGTTGATGACAACCCTTTGAATGAGGTTATTGTAACGGGCTATCAGACCTTATCTCGAGAGAGAACAACAGGTTCTTTTAACGTGGTAACTGCGGATAAACTGAAAGATAAGTTGCAGACAAACATCATAAGTAGACTTGAAGGAATGGTTCCTGGACTTGTTTATCAAAATGGTGAATTCTATCTTAGAGGAATGTCAACTTTACGTGGTGGTCCTACTCGCAATGAGCCTTTACTTGTGGTAGATGGGTTACCCTTTGAAGGAAATATTAATAGCATAAATCCTTCTATTGTTAAGAATGTGACTTTCCTCAAGGATGCAGCTGCAGCATCCATTTATGGTGCTCGAGCTGCTAACGGAGTTATTGTTATTACAACTATTGATGGAAAGGGAAATGGTAAAACAACGATTCAATATGATGCCAGCCTAAAATTTACTCCTGCTCCTAATATGAGTGGACTACATCGATTGAATAGCCGGGAATTAGTAGATTTACAGAAAGAGGGATTTAAATATGACCCTGGACAATATGCCTATCTTGATCCACGAGAAAGGGTTAACCCAGTATTGGAACTCCTATATAAGAATAGAGCTGGTATGATTGACGATGCCGAATTAGAAAAAGGCTTAGACGTTTATCGTAATTTAGACAATCGAAAGGAACTTGAAGAATTCTATACGAAAACTGGTGTTCGTCATCAGCATAATGTAAGCATATCTGGTGGAAATTGGGCTAACCGTTATGTTGTTAGTTTAAATTATGATGGCAATAATTATAATGCTCGTTATCTTTCATCGGAGCGTTATGGATTTAGTTTGCGTGACAATATTGTTTTCTTCAAATGGCTGAAAGCTGATCTTGGAGTTACTGGTAGCTTCTCACGAGATAAGGGCGATACTGGTATGGGGCAGTTTACGGATATCTACCATAATAACCCTTCATATACAATGCTTCGCGATAAAGATGGAACACCAATCAATTTCCCTAAGTATAAGTCTGATTATGAATTAGAACGTTTGAAAGAACTTGGTCTTATGGATGAGAGTTTTAATCCGATTACAAATCGACAAGAAGAGAACTTCATAACAAAAGATCAATATTATAAGGTTCAACTTGGTTTAAACTTTAAGATTATAAAGGGTTTAAACTTTGATGTACGTTTCCAAACGGAGAATACAGTAAGTAAGACAACAGAGTTTCATAGTGCAGAGTCATATTATGTACGAAATATGATAAATGACGCAGCACAATATAATTCTATGCGAAAGACTTTGACGCTCAACGTTCCTAAGGGAGCGCAGATGGGAGAGTACAGAAGTGATGTGTCTGCTTATACGCTACGTGCACAGTTAAATTTCTCCAAAGAATTTGGAGTACATAATGTTACAGCAATTGCTGGTGGGGAACGTAGACAAAAGAAATCTACAGGAACATCAATCTATTATATGGGATTTGATGAAAGTAGTTTAGGATATAAGCCTGTTAACCCATTGACTTTGTCATCTCTTATGCGGACAGAGGCACTCACTGGTTATTTTATGTGGCAATCTATCTTTAATAATTACATTACTGATGTAGAAAATCGCTTTGTGTCATTTTATGGTAATGCTGCTTATTGTTATGATAATCGATATGATATAACGGGTAGTATTCGTGTAGATCAATCAAATCTATTTGGTACTGACCCAAAGTTCCAATATCGTCCACTTTGGTCAGTTGGTGGTGCGTGGCATATTATGCGAGAGAAGTTTTGGAATGGAAAAGCATCATGGATTGATAATCTAACTTTAAGGTTGACCTATGGAATAGGTGGAAATGTACCTAAAGATGCAGGTCCTTATCTTACTTTAGAAGCAGCACGTTATAATCAGTGGAGTAGAGATTTTGCATCTGCTATTAAGAATCCACCTAATCCAACACTACGTTGGGAGAAGACAGCAACAACAAACGTAGGTATTGATTTTGCTTTCTTTGGGAACCGCATCACAGGTGCTTTGGAGTTCTATAACAAACGTTCGAACGATTTGTTGGCGAATAGGGAAGCTGATCCGACACTTGGATGGCGAAGGGTTACACTGAATTATGGTACTATGTATAACCGAGGTGTTGAATTTACATTAAGTAGTAATAATATCAGAACAACAGATTTCTCATGGTCTACTACTTTGAACTTTGGTTATAATAAGAACAAGTTGATAGATATAGATGACTCTGACATTAATGTCTTTGGTATTACATCTGGTAATGCTTCGGTAAAGGGTTATCCTTTGGGGGCTATCTTCAGTTTCCGCTATGCAGGGTTGGATGGAACAGATGGCACACCACAATATTATATTGATGGTGGAAATAGTGTCGCAAAAAATGTTAGTTCTTTGAATGATATCGTTTATTCGGGTACAAGAATCCCTAAGTATAATGGTTCTTTGACTAATATCTTTACTTATAAGAACTTTAACCTCTCACTTATGTTTGTCTATTATGGTGGACACGTACTCAGAGGTGAGGCTGCTCCTTTCCTTTCTCTTCCTCCAACAACAAATGTGAATCGTGATATTCTCAATAGATGGCAACAGCCTGGTGATGAGAAACGAGCTAATGTTACTCCAGCCTTTACTGGGTATAGCCTTGATGCAACAACGGTTCGCCATCCTTGGTATGCTGCAGATGTTCATGTTATTAAGGGTGATTATATAAAGCTACGCGACTTATCGTTTACTTACACATTTGATAGACAGCTAACAGATAAATGGGGTGTGAGCAATTTAGCTTTGACACTACAAGTACAGAATCTTCTTACTTGGCACGCAAATAATGAAGGGATTGATCCCGAGGCTCTTGGAACATTTGGTTATGGATGGGGACAAAGAGGTATTCCTAACCCAACGACTTGGACAATTGGTTTATCTGCTAAATTTTAA
- a CDS encoding ThiF family adenylyltransferase: protein MQNQFSRTQLLLGKPAIDTLNGSRVAVFGVGGVGGYAVEVLARSGVGAIDVIDDDRVCLTNVNRQLLATTRTVGKHKVDVAEERIHSINPRCIVRKYQTFYLPDNADQFDFSHYDYVIDCIDTVTAKLDLIYRCHELNIPLLSCMGAAYKMDATQFRVTDIFKTINDPLAKVIRKKLRKTKIKHLKVVYSPEEPLESIEQPEISCRFHCICPDKDMRKCTDRHTIPSSNAWVPAAAGLIAGGEAVKDLVNLAHTMRIRPEDEATSEPARIAHERAAKMLEEHKRLKAEKAAADK from the coding sequence ATGCAGAATCAATTTTCAAGAACCCAACTTCTTCTTGGTAAGCCTGCTATCGATACGCTTAATGGTAGTCGTGTCGCAGTCTTTGGTGTTGGAGGTGTTGGCGGATATGCAGTAGAGGTGTTGGCACGCAGTGGCGTGGGAGCTATTGATGTTATTGATGACGACCGTGTTTGTCTAACGAATGTCAACCGACAACTCCTTGCTACTACTCGAACAGTGGGAAAGCACAAAGTAGATGTTGCTGAAGAGCGCATTCATTCAATCAATCCACGATGTATCGTGCGTAAATATCAGACATTCTATTTGCCTGATAATGCCGATCAGTTCGACTTCTCTCATTATGATTATGTCATTGATTGTATTGATACTGTAACTGCTAAGCTTGATCTTATCTATCGTTGTCATGAATTGAACATCCCATTGCTTTCTTGTATGGGCGCTGCTTATAAAATGGATGCCACACAGTTCCGTGTGACTGATATCTTCAAGACGATCAACGACCCATTGGCGAAGGTAATTCGAAAGAAACTCCGTAAGACAAAGATTAAGCATCTTAAGGTAGTATACAGTCCTGAAGAACCGCTTGAGAGTATAGAACAACCTGAAATATCTTGTCGTTTCCACTGCATCTGTCCTGATAAGGATATGCGTAAGTGCACTGACCGGCATACTATTCCAAGCTCTAATGCGTGGGTACCAGCTGCGGCTGGACTTATTGCAGGCGGAGAAGCTGTTAAGGATCTTGTCAATCTTGCCCACACTATGCGCATCCGTCCTGAAGATGAGGCTACAAGTGAGCCTGCTCGTATTGCTCATGAGCGTGCTGCAAAGATGCTGGAAGAACATAAACGTCTCAAGGCTGAGAAGGCTGCAGCGGATAAGTAA
- a CDS encoding S1 RNA-binding domain-containing protein translates to MSKIKLGAYNTLTVQKIALREGNGDPFGVYLDGGPAGEILMPQKYVPEGTEIGDELEVFVYLDQDERPIATTEEPLAQVGDFAYLECSWVNEYGAFLSWGVMKDLFCPFREQKKRMVIGNSYIVYVHLDEESYRLVASAKVEHYLDEQPRGYKHGQEVDLLIWQKTDLGFKVIVDNKYPGLIYEDQVFQYVHTGDRLKGYISTVRRDGKIDCTLQPTGQQHTEGFAEVLLQYLKDNGGVCDLGDKSEAEDIKRRFQVSKKVYKRAVGDLYKRHLITVEPLSIRLVK, encoded by the coding sequence ATGTCTAAAATAAAACTTGGAGCATACAATACGCTCACAGTACAGAAGATTGCCTTGCGTGAAGGCAATGGTGATCCGTTCGGAGTCTACCTTGATGGTGGTCCGGCTGGTGAGATTCTCATGCCTCAGAAATATGTTCCAGAGGGCACTGAGATTGGTGATGAATTAGAGGTGTTTGTCTATCTTGATCAGGATGAACGCCCGATTGCTACTACTGAGGAACCTTTGGCGCAGGTAGGCGACTTCGCTTACTTGGAGTGTTCGTGGGTGAATGAGTATGGTGCGTTCCTGTCTTGGGGTGTGATGAAAGATCTCTTTTGCCCTTTCCGTGAGCAAAAGAAGCGCATGGTTATTGGCAATAGCTATATTGTTTATGTTCATCTTGACGAAGAGAGCTATCGTCTTGTTGCCTCTGCAAAGGTGGAGCACTATCTTGACGAACAGCCACGAGGCTATAAGCATGGGCAGGAAGTTGACTTGTTGATATGGCAGAAGACCGACCTTGGCTTCAAAGTCATAGTTGACAATAAATATCCTGGACTTATCTATGAGGATCAAGTGTTCCAGTATGTCCATACTGGTGACCGCTTGAAGGGTTATATCTCTACGGTTCGTCGTGATGGTAAGATTGATTGTACACTTCAACCAACAGGACAACAGCATACAGAAGGATTTGCAGAGGTTCTACTCCAATATCTGAAAGATAATGGTGGAGTATGCGATCTTGGAGATAAGAGTGAAGCAGAGGATATTAAACGTCGTTTTCAGGTGTCAAAGAAGGTGTATAAACGAGCTGTTGGCGACCTCTATAAACGTCATCTGATTACGGTTGAACCCCTGTCAATACGTTTAGTAAAATAG
- a CDS encoding ABC transporter ATP-binding protein — protein MIDIKNITKSFGSLQVLKGIDLRIEKGEVVSIVGPSGAGKTTLLQILGTLDKPDSGSVVVDGIDVGSLSAGKLSDFRNQHLGFVFQFHQLLPEFTALENIMIPAYIAGKKTKDARQRAEELLEFMGLSDRANHKPNELSGGEKQRVAVARALVNNPAVILADEPSGSLDSKNKQELHQLFFDLRDKFGQTFVIVTHDEGLASITDRTIHLKDGLIESLPQPLRKEGSAAVEIENK, from the coding sequence ATGATTGACATTAAGAACATAACTAAAAGTTTTGGTTCGCTTCAAGTGTTGAAAGGTATCGACCTTCGCATAGAAAAGGGCGAGGTTGTCAGTATTGTTGGTCCATCTGGAGCAGGTAAGACTACCTTGTTACAGATACTTGGAACGCTGGACAAACCAGATAGCGGTTCTGTTGTTGTGGATGGTATAGATGTTGGTAGTCTGTCAGCTGGTAAGTTGAGTGATTTCCGCAACCAGCACTTAGGTTTTGTCTTCCAGTTTCATCAGCTTCTTCCAGAGTTTACAGCTCTTGAGAATATTATGATTCCGGCTTATATTGCAGGGAAGAAGACTAAGGATGCACGTCAGCGTGCCGAAGAACTGTTGGAGTTTATGGGCTTGAGCGACCGTGCTAATCATAAGCCTAACGAACTTTCTGGTGGTGAGAAGCAGCGTGTGGCAGTAGCTCGTGCTTTGGTAAACAACCCTGCTGTCATCCTTGCCGATGAGCCTTCGGGTAGTTTGGACTCAAAGAACAAGCAGGAACTGCACCAACTCTTTTTCGATCTCCGTGATAAGTTTGGTCAGACTTTCGTTATCGTTACACACGATGAGGGCCTCGCAAGTATTACAGACAGAACGATACATCTTAAAGATGGCTTGATAGAAAGCCTCCCCCAGCCCCTCCGAAAGGAGGGGAGTGCTGCTGTCGAAATAGAGAATAAATAG